CCTGGGGCTTCATTTCCTATATGTTCACACATTACATGGTGCTGCATGTATTGTTCAACCTGATGGTATTCTTCTTTTTCGGCAATCTTTTCCGTTCTGATCTGGGCAACCGGCGTGTGCTGCCTTTATACCTGCTGGGAGGGCTTGTTGGCGGTATACTTTATGTGGCGGTTTATAATCTCCTTCCCAGTTACAGGGGCATAGACGGAACCATGGTAGGGGCTTCTGCTGCTGTTATGACTTTTCTTGTAGCCAGCAGCACACTGATGCCTAACCTTGAAATAGCGCTTTTCGGGATCTTCAATATCCGCTTAAAATGGCTGGCCATAGCGCTGGTGCTGATTGATGTATTTTCTATGGCAGATGGTAACCTCGGCGGGCTTATTTCTCACCTGGGGGGTGCTGCTTTTGGTTATGGTTATATCCGGATCCTGCAGCAGGGAACTGATCTTTGCGGGCCATTGATCGCGCTTTTTGATAAAGTTAAAGGGATATTTACTCGCCGTGAGGCCAGGGCGCCCAAGAAGTTCAAACCCAAAAAATCTCCGCTCCGCGTGGTGAGGAATAACGAAGTGGCTATTGGTACGCGGCTGGATGAGCTGCTGGATAAGATCAATGAAAAAGGCTATGAGAGCCTCACTTCAGAAGAGAAGAACTGGTTAAAGAAGTATAGTGATGAGAAGTAAGGTTTAAGCAGAAGGCAATTCCACCCTGATCTCTGTTCCCTCCCCCATACGGCTGTTTACAATGATCTCTCCCTTATGCATGCGGATAATGTTCTTTGTGAGCGGCAGCCCTATCCCATAACCTTTAAATGGCTGTGTATTGGATGCACGGAAAAAGGGGGAAAAGATATAAGGCATGTCCGGTACCGGTATCCCGATCCCCAGGTCCCTTACAATAATGATGTTCTTGGAATTGGTAGCCGCTAATGCCAATGATACCGGCCGGTTGCTGGAATACTTCACGGCATTGCTCACAATATTGCTCAGCGCCAGTTCCAGTAACTGAAAACTACCCAGCACATTCATTTTCTCTTCTTCTTCGGGGAAAAGGCTGTAATCAATCTCTACTTTATTATCCGGTGTGATGCGGTCTATCACATGTTTTACGGCAAACAGCAATTCGTCTGTACGCACAATGTCCCAGCTTTCTTTTTTACCATCAAACCCCGTTTGCGCCAGGTGTAACAGGCTGCGTGTAATATGTTCCAGGCGTTCTGCTTCCCGCAGCATATTACTCACAGCGGTACGGTAACTCATGCAATCCCTTTCTTTACTCAATGCCAGTTCCGCTTCTCCGATAATAGCCGTGAGCGGTGTACTCAGCTCATGAGAGGCATTGCTTACAAAGTTATTCTGTGTTTCAAATGCCATCTCCAAACGGTCCAGCATATTGTTAAAAGTATCTGCCAGCTCACGGATCTCATCATTGCCGCCATGTGCTTCCACACGCAAATGCAGGTTACTGGAACTGATATCCTTTACCCGGTCTATAATACGATGTACGGGCAGTAAAATATAACGTGAAAAGAACAGCCCTGTTCCTATGATCAGTGCCAGCGCTACTGTAAGACAGGTAAGCAGGATCCGCCGCAGGTCTGTCATGTATTGCGACATATACTCATTCACTGCAGACACGATCACGATGTAACTATTATCTCCGTTCGTGTAGAGAATGCCTTCATAGAACCGGTCTCCATTCCGGAATGTTTCCCTTCCTTCCCTGATCACGGCCTCATAGAATTCCGGTTGAAGGCCAATATAATGATGCGCTTCTATTTTGTTGCCCGGCAGGATGCGCAGGATGTATTCATTTTCTGAGGGCAGTTTTTCCAGGTGTTTATCCCGTATGTAATTATATGCCAGTGTATCTGTTCCAACAGGCGGGAAAGCAGCTGTTGCAGTGAGGTATGCCCGTATTTCAAGCCGTTTATAGAAATCTTCAAAAGAATACTGCGTAGCCAGGTAGTACACGAAAAAGCTCATCACTGAAATGATGGATACGGTGAGTATCGCAAACAGCAGCATGATCTTAGTACGAATTTTCATCGGTAAGGGTTTCTTTTAGCATGTAACCATGGCCCACAACGGTTTGTATAAGTTCCGGCCCACTGTCTTTGTTTATTTTTTTGCGGAGGTAGTTCACATATACATCCACCACTTTGGTGCTCATGTTAAAATCAATGCCCCATACATGTTCCAGGATCTCTACCCTGGACAATACTTTCCGGGGATTGCGCAACAGGTATTCCAGCAGGCGGTATTCTGTAGCAGTTAAGGTCATGACCCGTCCCTTGCGGGAAGCCTGTTTGGTATCGGTATCCAATTCCAGGTCGGCCATTCGCAGCACATTGCTATCCTTGCCATTCAGGGGTATTGTATTCCTTCTTCTGAGCAGGGAACGGATACGGGCTTCCAGTTCCTGGAATTTAAAAGGTTTGGTGAGGTAATCATCTGCCCCACTGTCCAACCCGATCACTACATTTTCTGTGGTGCCTAATGCTGTTAACATCAGGATAGGCGTTTGTACCTGATCAGCCCTTAACTGCCGGCATACTTCTATCCCGTTCTTTCCGGGCAGCATTACATCCATGATGATCAGGCCAAAATTGTTATTTCGCGCCATATCCAGCCCCAGCAAACCATCCGGCGCCACACTTACCTCATATCCTGATTCCGTTAATCCACGGGAGATCACAGATACCACAGCAGGCTCATCTTCTACTAATAAAATCCTCATCTTTCCAAATTTAAACACTGAAGCGCAGAAAATAGCGGGTTTACACATTCTCTTACCAGATTCTAACCTCTTTGCCATGATATTTTTATCGTTTCGCAACTATCTTCTAATCGTGCATTTACTTCCTTCTAACACCCCCATTCTAGTTTTGTTTTAAAATAAATGCTCATGAAAAACATACTCGTACCCACTGATCTGTCCATTCGTTCATTAAACTATCTGCACAACCTGGCAGAGCGGAATGATGAAGTGGTGAGCATCACGCTGATGCATGCATTAAAAATGCCGGATTCCATACTGGACCTCTGGATGTTCACCAAATCAGGAAGACATCATACGCTTGTTACCGGCGATTTCAGGGAAGCCTGTGAAGTGATGAAGAATAAATACGCCAAAACAATCCACGAAATAAAAGTTGAATTCTTTTATGGCAGTACTACTCCGGCATTGCGGAACTTCCTGAAAGCACATGAGATCCATGAAGTAGCTATGCCGCAGTCAATGGGTTATCAGTGCCCGGGAAGAGAAAGTTATAATCCTGAAAAGCTGTTAAAGAAATGCCGGTTGCCGATCAAGGAACTGATCATACATACACCTAAACAAACAGCTCCTTCCGCCACTTCGATTGCTGAGCTGCTAGTACTGCAAAATTAAGATGATGCCTGACGAGTGAAAATAAAAATGATGAATTATGCTGCTAAAGAAAGGTATTCCGCTAAGATATATTTTTGGTACAATCCGGTATGAGATACTGGCAGTAACGGTTTACACGCTGCTGATCAATATCCTTTATTATCAATACGGATTACGTGAGATTGCTATTCCACTGGCCATACCCATGGTACTGGGCACGGTGTTATCCCTGCTCCTGGCCTTCAGGTCCAACCAGGCATATGACCGTTGGTGGGAAGCACGTACGATCTGGGGAGCTATCGTAAATGATTCCCGTTCACTGGTGAGGCAGTTAACATCCATGATCAATAACACAAATGAATCGGAGGAGATCAGGCATTTCCGGGACCAGTTCGTAAGGAGACAGATAGCATGGAATTATGCCCTCGGGCAAGCGCTCAGAAAAAAAGATCCACTTAAAGGATTGGACCGGCTGCTCTCCCGGCGGGAACTGAATTTTGTTTCGAAATTCGATAACGTTCCTGCCGGTCTTCTCCAGATGCATAGCCGTGATCTGCGTTATGCACTGCAGCATGAATGGATCAATAATTATCAGCAGGTGGAGATGGACAGAACACTTACCAGGCTTTGTGATGCAATGGGTAAATGTGAGCGGATCAAGAATACGATCTTTCCGGCCACTTACAGTCTGTACACCCATTTTGCGGTCATCTTCTTCATCCTGTTACTTCCGTTTGCACTTATAGATTCCCTTGGTATTGTGGAAGTGCCGTTGGTGGCAGCAATTTCAGCTTCATTTCTGCTGATTGAGAAAATGGCCATCAACCTGCAGGATCCGTTTGAAAATAAACCAACTGATACTCCTATGACAAGCATTGCCCGTAAGGTTGAGCGGGACCTTTTGCAGATGCTGGAAGAAACGCAGATGCCGGAGGTGGAACTTGAACAGCAGCAACCCGCTTACTATGTTTTATAAGGTAAGGTTAAGGATTGAACAGGCCCTCAGGATCTTCCCGGGGGCTTTTTTTACTCTATAATGTTCCCCAGGTAGGAAATGGGCTGTTTATTGCGGGGTTCCACATACAGGGTAGCCTCTCCGGTTTTTAATACATTCAGTACCATATAACTTACATCCGGCGAATTGCGTTGCCGGAAGGTGATATTCCAACTCTTTTTGCGTTCCTGCAGTTTGTAATCGAATTTCCCCCATTTAAAAGTGAACCCGATCTGGGAATTATCAGCATATACATGGGTAGACCGGCCATAATAAGGGAGGTTCACCAACAGGCTGTCTCCCTGCACCCGGAAAGTATAATTTTCTCCCGGCACACTGGTGGTTTGGCCTCCGGGCGGCATAACAGCCTGTACAAAAAAGCGGAAATTCTGCTTATCCAGCCTTTGTTTAATGGCGGAGGCGAGGAGGGAATCCTGGGCATTTGAAGAGGTGACCATAAAAAACAAGGCAGCGCTTAAGCATAATATGGATCTAAAGATGTTCACGGAAGGGGATTTAGGCTATATGAATTTACCGAATTATGGGCAATCAGATTCTTGTTATCTTTGTACGGCACAAGACAACGTACAGACGACCACATGAAGACATTTAACGTTCCTATTATATACCGCAGCCCGCTGATCTCTGCTATTAAACAGCAGCGGAAACAGCAGGACCGCATGAAAAAAGACTTTACCCCTACCCTGCTGGATTTTGGTCCTGTGCGGATACAACTGGCCCGGCATTTCGGGTTTTGTTATGGGGTAGAAAATGCTATTGAGATCGCTTTTAAGACGGTGGATGAAAACGAGGGGAAAAGGATCTTCCTGCTGAGCGAAATGATCCATAACCCCCAGGTGAACAACGATCTGCTTTCCCGTGGTGTGAAGTTCCTGATGGATACTTCCGGCCGGCAGCTGATCCCCTGGGATGAATTGAATGCAGACGATATTGTGATCATTCCTGCTTTTGGCACCACCCTGGAAATTGAGGGCAGGCTGCAGGACATGGGCATTACCCCGCTTCAATATAATACCACCTGTCCTTTTGTTGAACGTGTATGGAATAAAGCTGAACAAATTGCGGCCAAGGAATATACCGTGATCGTACATGGTAAACCCAAACATGAGGAAACCCGGGCTACCTTTTCCCATAGCAGGCACCATACCCCTACGGTTGTTGTAAAGGATATGGAAGAAACCCACAGGCTGGCAGCCTACATCTTAGGCACACAGCCGGCGGAACAGTTCTACGAGGAATTCAAAGGACAGTATTCAGAAGGCTTTGATGTTACCAAACACCTCCAACGTGTTGGTGTAGTGAACCAAACCACCATGCTGGCATCTGAAACACAGGCAATTGCAGACTATATCAAACAGACCATCCAGGAGAAATACCAGCTGGCGGATAACCAGGTGGGGGAAAGGTTTGCGGATACAAGGGATACTTTATGTTATGCCACAAACGACAACCAGACTGCCGTTACCGGGATGCTGGAGGTGGAAGCGGACCTGGCTATTGTGGTGGGCGGGTACAACAGTTCCAACACCTCTCATCTGGTAGAACTCTGTGAGGAAAAACTGCCTACCTATTTTATTTCCTCAGAAGAAAAACTCCTCTCCCGCGAGGAGGTATTACACTGGGATTTTCATCATCACCAGGAACTCCACAGCACCCACTTCCTTCCGGAAAAGGAAACGCCGGCCACCATTCTCCTTACCAGTGGCGCATCCTGCCCGGATGCCATTGTAGAGGGCGTGATCCGGAAACTACTTTCTTTTTACGGCCTGGAACATAAAGTGAATGAAGCGATAGAAACTTTCGGATAACAAAAAAGACACCAGATGGGTGTCTTTTTCCTTTGGGGCTAATCAAACGCTAGTAATGCAGAGAAAATTCTTATAACAAACAATTGATGACCTTGAACGTGCAACAAAAGTACATTCCAATACAGCAGTCCGCAACCTCGATTTAATATCCGGTATTGTATTGCCGATAAGTGGTAAGATTGGAACTAAATTTGGTGCGGCGGGATCGCAATTAAAACTGCATCGCTTTTTTCAGGAAGTCTGCTTTACGTCTGCGTGACACTTCTACCTGTGTGCCATCACTCATCAATGCAAACCCTCCTTCTCCCTGGATATAGGATTCCATCTGTTGTAAATTTATCAGGTGGGAATTGTGTACGCGGAAGAAATCCACGTCCGTTAGCAGTTCCTCAAACTCTTTGAGTGGTTTGGATACCAGCAGCTGCTTTTTATCTGTGAAGAAGATCTTGGTATAGTTACCGGTGGATTCACATCTTACAATATTCTGTACAGGCATGAACACCAATCCGTTAATTGTTGGGAGTGCTATCTTTTTATTGGTCTGCTGTAAAGTTTTCATGTTCTGCAGGAACACTTCCAGCGGGGCAGTGCTGTTATCCTGTTTATTCAGGCGTCTTTCGTGGAATTTGCGGAGAGCTTCCTGTAATTCCTGTACGCTGAATGGTTTCAGCAGGTAATCGAGGGCATTAAATTTAATAGCTTTCAGGGCGTATTGTTCGTAAGCGGTGGTAAAGATCACATCAAAATGCACTTTATCGTACAGCTTCAATAATTCAAAACCATTTTGGTGAGGCATTTCCACATCCAGGAAAACCAGGTCCGGCCGCAGGTCATCGATGATCTGCTTAGCGTCCTGAACACTATTTACGCCGGCCAGTACCGTCACTTCCGGACATTTTTTCTGCAGCATAGTCTGCAAAGCATCAATACAATGCTGTTCATCGTCAACGATAATTGCTTTAATCTCGCTCATGTGGTGATATTTTGCTATTTCTCTGCCCTCTCTGTCTAAAATAAAAACTCTGCGGGCAATACGATTTTTACCTGCGTTCCGGTAGCCAGGCCTACATGGTCCTGCAGATCGTTCACTACCACGTTTGCATCTTTGGTATTATTGATCTTGCGGATCAGGGCTATACGGCCCTCAGTCACTTTCATACCCATGGAATTGTGCAGATGGTCTTTTTTGGCTTTGATCTCCATCGCCAGTTTGCGGCCGATGCCGTTATCTGTTACCAGTATTTCGAGTACCCTGCCATTGAGGCTCACATTGATATCCAAACGGCCTTTATCCTTACGGTGCACTAAACCATGCCAAATGGAATTCTCTACATATGGTTGAATGATCATGGGCGGGATCAGCACTTCTTCTTCATTGATATTCTCTGCCACATGAATGTGGTAATCAAACATATTATTACAGCGCAAAGCTTCGAGGTCAAGATACAAACGCAGGGATTCCAACTCCTTATTCAAAGGAATGAAAGTATGCTGGCTGTTATCCAGGATCATGCGCATCAGTTTGGAAAACTTGGTAAGGTAATCCGATGCTTCTTCCTGGTTATTGCTCCAGATATAACGGTGGATGGAACTAAGCGAGTTGAAAATGAAATGCGGGTTCATTTGAGAACGAAGGGAACGTAATTCCAGCTGAAGCGTCTGGCGGTTCGCCTGGAGGTTACGGTGCCTGATGTAAAAGAAACCGCCAACGATCAGCATAAAAAGAAAACCTGCCAGGGCAATAGCCAGGGCCAGGTTACGGCGGATCCTCAGCTGGCTGATATCCTGTTCCTGCTGCAATTGTTTGATCTGGTTATCTTTCTGGTGTACCACATACATCGCCTGCATCTGCGCAAACTCTGTGGTAGACCTTTCGTTCAGGATACTATCCTTGTACAGGAGGGAGAGATTGGAATTATCAATGGAACGATCGTAATCACCAGCCCGTTTGTAGTTATCCGCCATGGCTTTGTAAGCCTCCATCAGGGTAGATTTGAAGCTCCATTTCAAACCCAGGTCTATCGATTCCTGGATGTATTTGCGAGCTTCTTCATGTTTACCCTGTTCATTCAATAAACGCCCGATGCTGAGATAACTTTCTGCCACATGTACTTTATCATCTACTTTATCATTTGCCTGTAATGCCTTTTGGAGGTATTCCATGGCAAGGGGATAATTCTTCTTTTTCTGATAGGCTGTGCCCAGGCAGGTATAACAGATAGACATCCCTGTTTTATTATCCATTGCCTGGTTAACGGCCAGGGAGCTCTTATAGTATTCAATGGCTTTATCCAGCTGCCCCAGGCCCTCATAGGCATATCCCAGGTTACCCAGGTTAATGGCTACCCCCAGGTCGTTTTTGCCTTCCCGTTCCAGCCTGAGGCTGCGGGAAAATTCCTGGATGGCATCGTTGTACTTACCATCAGAGAGTTTGATATTGCCGATGGAGTTAGTGGCGATACAGATATTGCGGACATCGTTGGCTTTTTCAGCCAGTTTGAGTGCACGGAAGTGGAAGTCGAATGCTTTGGGAAGCATATCCCTTCTGCGGTAATCCACCCCGATATTATTGAGTGAAATAGTGATGAGGCGAACGTCTTTTGCGTCTTCCGCATACTTGAGGGCCCTTTCATGAAAATCGGCTGCGAGGATGTATTGGGATTTATTTCGTTTAGCCGTGCCCAGTTCATTATATCCTTCTGCTAATCCTTTGTTATAGCGGATCTTATGGGAAACGTTGATGGCTTCCTGGAGGAAGGCGTTATCTTCCTTACGTTTATCAAAGTAGCGGTAAAGACTTTTAGATCTGGCCATGAGCCGGTTCACTTTAACCGTATCGTCCGCCATTCCTTTGATGGAATCCAGGCTCGCCTGAACCTGCAGAGAATCCTGTGCAGATGCGTGCATCCACAATGCAAGGTGCAGGAACACTATAAGAATAAGGCCTTTTTTAGACATGGTGAGGTGAACAGTATATACACAAGTTATTAAAAATAAACGATTGTATTTCAGGTAGTACGAAAAAGTGAAGGGGCGAAAGAATTCGCCCCTTTCCTATTAACCGAATACACCTACTGAAAATATGAAATAGGGCCGTCTAGCGACCGCATTCCACATTGCGTTTTAAGACACGCTTCGCCATAAGCCCGGCGTGTTTGATTTATTTTTACAGTTCTTTTTATAATCGGTTAATAGCATGGTCTTTTGTCTGGATATAGCCGTTTAAAAGCCTTTGGACAATCACTTAGAACCACTTTGCAGCGATACAAAAGCTACTGGATCCGCCAAGCGCTATCCGGTAGCCTTTATCATTCAATGATTTGCAACAAAGTTCAGGTTCTTTTCAAGGTATGTTGTCTATCCGATCCAAAGTATCATGGCATAATATCAATCACGTCCGTAAGTTTACGGAATCAGGGCCAAGACCATTAAAAATGCAGGAATTTCGAGAGGATGAGGTATATAAAATTATATACAGGGATAGTATCCCTATAGAACCAAAGGTAATAACGTTTTTTTGATATACAAAAAAATTTCAAGAAGAATGTGCCATGATAGCGTCTTCTACCCATTGCATGACCAGATCGAGCTGTTCCTGCATGTTTAATTGACTGTTATCCAGGATGATAGCATCATCTGCCCTGCGGAGGGGACTTACTTCCCGGTTAGCATCTATATAATCGCGGAGTTCCAGGTTTTCTTTTACTTCGTGGAGGGTGATATTCGGGTTTTTGGCGTATAATTCTTTGAACCTGCGTTCCACCCTGATAGCGGGGTCTGCGGTCATAAAGATCTTCAGTTCTGCATGCGGAAAAACTACGGTACCGATATCCCGGCCATCCATCACAATACCTTTCTGTGCACCCATCTTTTGCTGTTGTGCCACTGCAAACTCCCGAACGGCGCGGATGGCAGCTACCTCACTTACTTTTTCCGCCACCAGCATTTCACGGATCAATTGCTCTACGTTTTCATCATTGAGGAACATATCGCTGTAACCGGAGATCTGGTTGTGCACAAATTCCAGGTGAATGCTATCGAGTGCGTTCTTCACTTGCACATGATCATTCCATTCAACCCTGTGCTGAATGAAGTAAAGCGTGATAGCGCGGTACATGGCACCACTGTCTATGTACAGGTAGTTCAGCTGAGCAGCCAATTGCCTGGCCAGTGTGCTCTTCCCACAGGAAGAATAACCGTCTATTGTAATGATAATCTTTTTCACGCCCGGATTTTTGATGTGCAGGTAGGTGCCTGATGCAACAATTGCCACTGCAAAAATGCCGTAATTCCGCGAAAAATCAAAGAGTTTTTCTATCTGCGATCGATCACAATCACTTTATGCGTACGCATTAGGCGGTTTGATTTCTGATCGTAGAATGCCAATATATAAGTGCCTTTGGAGAGATTGTTCACGCGAATGGTAGCTTCTCCTTTTACGGAGTACTGGTTCACAACCTGCCCCAGGCTGTTCACTACCTGCATGATCATATCTGTATGTTCACCGCGGACCTGTACCTGGAACTGGCCCAGGTTGGGATTCGGCCATACATCGATGTGCAGGAAGGGTGGTACGGCTTTGATCTGGGAATAACTTACCCGTTCATTTTTAGAGACTGCTTTGATACGGTAATAAGTCCATCCATCGTAGTTATTAGGATCGGCGTGTACATAATCGAGGCGGGAAGTGGTATTTCCGTTGGGTGCTTTGGAGCGTACCTCTCCTGCTTTTGTGAAACCGGTATCTTTATCAAAACGTCTTTCAATTTCGTAGCGGTCGTTGTTCAGCTCACGTATCACAGACCACTCCAGTTGTGCGAAGTTTTCTGAGAGACGGTAAGCGTTGAAATAAATAAAAGCAGCAGGTGCATACGGTC
This DNA window, taken from Chitinophaga niabensis, encodes the following:
- a CDS encoding rhomboid family intramembrane serine protease, which produces MNGTSIKTELRNWIRQENMVTYLIVTNIAIFFLLGIIRLVALASDSANPVFVFLYDNLALHSSPDQLLMKPWGFISYMFTHYMVLHVLFNLMVFFFFGNLFRSDLGNRRVLPLYLLGGLVGGILYVAVYNLLPSYRGIDGTMVGASAAVMTFLVASSTLMPNLEIALFGIFNIRLKWLAIALVLIDVFSMADGNLGGLISHLGGAAFGYGYIRILQQGTDLCGPLIALFDKVKGIFTRREARAPKKFKPKKSPLRVVRNNEVAIGTRLDELLDKINEKGYESLTSEEKNWLKKYSDEK
- a CDS encoding sensor histidine kinase; translation: MKIRTKIMLLFAILTVSIISVMSFFVYYLATQYSFEDFYKRLEIRAYLTATAAFPPVGTDTLAYNYIRDKHLEKLPSENEYILRILPGNKIEAHHYIGLQPEFYEAVIREGRETFRNGDRFYEGILYTNGDNSYIVIVSAVNEYMSQYMTDLRRILLTCLTVALALIIGTGLFFSRYILLPVHRIIDRVKDISSSNLHLRVEAHGGNDEIRELADTFNNMLDRLEMAFETQNNFVSNASHELSTPLTAIIGEAELALSKERDCMSYRTAVSNMLREAERLEHITRSLLHLAQTGFDGKKESWDIVRTDELLFAVKHVIDRITPDNKVEIDYSLFPEEEEKMNVLGSFQLLELALSNIVSNAVKYSSNRPVSLALAATNSKNIIIVRDLGIGIPVPDMPYIFSPFFRASNTQPFKGYGIGLPLTKNIIRMHKGEIIVNSRMGEGTEIRVELPSA
- a CDS encoding response regulator transcription factor encodes the protein MRILLVEDEPAVVSVISRGLTESGYEVSVAPDGLLGLDMARNNNFGLIIMDVMLPGKNGIEVCRQLRADQVQTPILMLTALGTTENVVIGLDSGADDYLTKPFKFQELEARIRSLLRRRNTIPLNGKDSNVLRMADLELDTDTKQASRKGRVMTLTATEYRLLEYLLRNPRKVLSRVEILEHVWGIDFNMSTKVVDVYVNYLRKKINKDSGPELIQTVVGHGYMLKETLTDENSY
- a CDS encoding bestrophin family protein, with the translated sequence MLLKKGIPLRYIFGTIRYEILAVTVYTLLINILYYQYGLREIAIPLAIPMVLGTVLSLLLAFRSNQAYDRWWEARTIWGAIVNDSRSLVRQLTSMINNTNESEEIRHFRDQFVRRQIAWNYALGQALRKKDPLKGLDRLLSRRELNFVSKFDNVPAGLLQMHSRDLRYALQHEWINNYQQVEMDRTLTRLCDAMGKCERIKNTIFPATYSLYTHFAVIFFILLLPFALIDSLGIVEVPLVAAISASFLLIEKMAINLQDPFENKPTDTPMTSIARKVERDLLQMLEETQMPEVELEQQQPAYYVL
- a CDS encoding DUF4251 domain-containing protein gives rise to the protein MNIFRSILCLSAALFFMVTSSNAQDSLLASAIKQRLDKQNFRFFVQAVMPPGGQTTSVPGENYTFRVQGDSLLVNLPYYGRSTHVYADNSQIGFTFKWGKFDYKLQERKKSWNITFRQRNSPDVSYMVLNVLKTGEATLYVEPRNKQPISYLGNIIE
- a CDS encoding 4-hydroxy-3-methylbut-2-enyl diphosphate reductase; amino-acid sequence: MKTFNVPIIYRSPLISAIKQQRKQQDRMKKDFTPTLLDFGPVRIQLARHFGFCYGVENAIEIAFKTVDENEGKRIFLLSEMIHNPQVNNDLLSRGVKFLMDTSGRQLIPWDELNADDIVIIPAFGTTLEIEGRLQDMGITPLQYNTTCPFVERVWNKAEQIAAKEYTVIVHGKPKHEETRATFSHSRHHTPTVVVKDMEETHRLAAYILGTQPAEQFYEEFKGQYSEGFDVTKHLQRVGVVNQTTMLASETQAIADYIKQTIQEKYQLADNQVGERFADTRDTLCYATNDNQTAVTGMLEVEADLAIVVGGYNSSNTSHLVELCEEKLPTYFISSEEKLLSREEVLHWDFHHHQELHSTHFLPEKETPATILLTSGASCPDAIVEGVIRKLLSFYGLEHKVNEAIETFG
- a CDS encoding LytR/AlgR family response regulator transcription factor — translated: MSEIKAIIVDDEQHCIDALQTMLQKKCPEVTVLAGVNSVQDAKQIIDDLRPDLVFLDVEMPHQNGFELLKLYDKVHFDVIFTTAYEQYALKAIKFNALDYLLKPFSVQELQEALRKFHERRLNKQDNSTAPLEVFLQNMKTLQQTNKKIALPTINGLVFMPVQNIVRCESTGNYTKIFFTDKKQLLVSKPLKEFEELLTDVDFFRVHNSHLINLQQMESYIQGEGGFALMSDGTQVEVSRRRKADFLKKAMQF
- a CDS encoding tetratricopeptide repeat protein, yielding MSKKGLILIVFLHLALWMHASAQDSLQVQASLDSIKGMADDTVKVNRLMARSKSLYRYFDKRKEDNAFLQEAINVSHKIRYNKGLAEGYNELGTAKRNKSQYILAADFHERALKYAEDAKDVRLITISLNNIGVDYRRRDMLPKAFDFHFRALKLAEKANDVRNICIATNSIGNIKLSDGKYNDAIQEFSRSLRLEREGKNDLGVAINLGNLGYAYEGLGQLDKAIEYYKSSLAVNQAMDNKTGMSICYTCLGTAYQKKKNYPLAMEYLQKALQANDKVDDKVHVAESYLSIGRLLNEQGKHEEARKYIQESIDLGLKWSFKSTLMEAYKAMADNYKRAGDYDRSIDNSNLSLLYKDSILNERSTTEFAQMQAMYVVHQKDNQIKQLQQEQDISQLRIRRNLALAIALAGFLFMLIVGGFFYIRHRNLQANRQTLQLELRSLRSQMNPHFIFNSLSSIHRYIWSNNQEEASDYLTKFSKLMRMILDNSQHTFIPLNKELESLRLYLDLEALRCNNMFDYHIHVAENINEEEVLIPPMIIQPYVENSIWHGLVHRKDKGRLDINVSLNGRVLEILVTDNGIGRKLAMEIKAKKDHLHNSMGMKVTEGRIALIRKINNTKDANVVVNDLQDHVGLATGTQVKIVLPAEFLF
- the cmk gene encoding (d)CMP kinase; this translates as MKKIIITIDGYSSCGKSTLARQLAAQLNYLYIDSGAMYRAITLYFIQHRVEWNDHVQVKNALDSIHLEFVHNQISGYSDMFLNDENVEQLIREMLVAEKVSEVAAIRAVREFAVAQQQKMGAQKGIVMDGRDIGTVVFPHAELKIFMTADPAIRVERRFKELYAKNPNITLHEVKENLELRDYIDANREVSPLRRADDAIILDNSQLNMQEQLDLVMQWVEDAIMAHSS